In Cryptomeria japonica chromosome 10, Sugi_1.0, whole genome shotgun sequence, a genomic segment contains:
- the LOC131076044 gene encoding putative UPF0481 protein At3g02645, translating into MVQIVEFMEKHPKFVRTFAMFWGIVLVVAAAVPTMETNRISEFEKNEYSGASERKPIRTFTLDGCFILETLRLLTDETQWDLNVESQWKLDPVFNRNRVRSCQFDILSDILMLENQVPIVLLMELLAMEDKSAVEEAMIELLRMICDGIIALVHPFNYSLQPNTKEQQTEHRQREVKLRRIFESKYKNLEDYNHILGFFHDFIVDEFQAEKTGDIQFTVPRRRRRRRHGHPRETPLHQIQNQSHRQQLRASVAELYKNGMKFRAYDGVPSSKLRFDKREKTLYLPVVYVSDSTEVILRNLMAIDVCQEKELSIISEYVFLMNSLIQSEEDVVLLRKKGIIQSSIGTDKEVTDLFNGLSKGVNFSFSDEDEFGQLKISVNGWYRRRTMVQVGEFMEKHPKFMRTFTMFWGVVLVAAAAVPTMVQIFKQLYSHAK; encoded by the coding sequence GAAACGAATCGGATTAGTGAATTCGAGAAAAATGAGTATTCCGGAGCATCTGAACGAAAACCAATTCGTACTTTCACTCTGGACGGATGTTTCATTCTGGAGACTCTCAGGCTTCTCACCGATGAAACACAATGGGATCTCAACGTTGAATCACAATGGAAACTCGATCCCGTCTTTAATAGAAACAGGGTCCGATCTTGTCAATTTGACATTTTAAGTGACATTCTGATGCTTGAAAATCAGGTTCCGATAGTACTGCTTATGGAGCTGTTGGCAATGGAGGACAAATCAGCGGTAGAAGAAGCGATGATAGAGCTGCTCAGaatgatatgtgatggtataattgcATTGGTCCAccctttcaattattctcttcagCCAAACACGAAGGAACAACAAACAGAGCATAGACAGCGCGAGGTGAAATTGAGGAGAATTTTCGAGTCAAAGTATAAAAATCTGGAGGACTACAAccacattttaggtttttttcatgattttattgTGGACGAGTTCCAAGCAGAAAAGACAGGAGATATTCAATTTACTGTACCACGCCGCCGCCGCCGCCGCCGCCATGGTCATCCTCGTGAAACACcacttcatcaaattcaaaatcagtCTCATCGTCAACAGCTGAGGGCTTCAGTGGCAGAGTTATACAAGAATGGAATGAAGTTTAGGGCATACGATGGAGTTCCATCCTCCAAACTCCGTTTTGACAAAAGGGAAAAGACTCTGTATCTCCCTGTTGTATATGTATCTGATTCTACAGAGGTGATTTTGAGAAATCTGATGGCTATAGATGTGTGCCAAGAAAAGGAACTCAGCATTATCTCTGAGTATGTCTTTCTGATGAACAGTTTGATTCAGTCTGAGGAAGACGTGGTTTTGCTGCGGAAGAAGGGAATAATTCAGAGCTCCATTGGGACTGACAAGGAAGTGACTGATCTCTTCAACGGTCTCTCCAAAGGAGTTAATTTCAGTTTTTCAGATGAAGATGAGTTCGGGCAATTGAAGATTAGTGTTAATGGATGGTATAGAAGGCGAACTATGGTTCAAGTTGGTGAGTTTATGGAGAAGCATCCAAAATTTATGAGAACTTTCACTATGTTCTGGGGCGTAGTTCTGGTGGCGGCGGCTGCAGTGCCTACAATGGTGCAGATATTCAAACAATTATATTCGCATGCTAAATAA